ATACGCTCACTTGTTTGCGGTCACGGCCAAGACGCTCGAAGCGTACTACGCCGTCAACTTTCGCGTATAAAGTGTCATCGCCACCACGACCAACGTTAACACCTGGATAAATTTTTGTACCGCGTTGACGGTAAAGAATTGAACCACCTGAAACCGTTTGACCATCTGCGCGTTTAGCACCAAGACGTTTTGACTGAGAGTCACGACCGTTCTTTGTACTACCTACACCTTTCTTAGATGCGAAAAACTGAAGATCTAATCTTAACATACGTTACACCTCCTGCACTTTTTCTATTAAACGGATATACTTTCCGTAATCAAGTTCGATCGTCTTAAGCGAAACAACCAATCCTTCTAAAAGCGTTTGTGCTTTTTCTGCTGCATGAACGTCTAAATCATTAGGCAATTCATACGTTAAGAATCCGCCATCACTTCCGAGTTCAATAGTTGCCTGCACATTACAAAGTTCTTCCACTGCATTTATAGAACCAAACACAACCGCTGTAGTTCCAGCACAGACAAGATCTTGTCCATGCGGCGCATAATCGGCATGTCCAGTCATTTTAAATGATTGGATACTTCCTAATTTCGTGCGACTTATCGTAATTTTAATCATGTTAACCTGGATTAAGCGTTGATAGCTTCAACAACTAGCTTAGTGTAAGGTTGACGATGACCTTGTTTCTTACGATTGTTCTTTTTCGCTTTGTATTTGAAAACGATAATTTTCTTAGCGCGACCTTGTTTTTCAACTTTCGCAGTAACTGTTGCACCTTCTACAACTGGGCTACCAACTTTAACGTTTTCGCCACCAACGAAAAGAACTTTGTCAAAAGTAACAGTTTCACCAGCTTCAACATCTAATTTTTCAATGTAGATTGCTTGACCAGCTTCAACTTTAATTTGTTTTCCACCTGTTTCGATAATTGCGTACATACTTGCACCTCCTCTTAATTACTAAGACTCGCCAAAAACGAGGTAGACATACATGCCTTTAGGGAACCTGTCTTGTGCGGTTGTAGCA
This genomic window from Bacillus anthracis str. Vollum contains:
- the rpmA gene encoding 50S ribosomal protein L27; translated protein: MLRLDLQFFASKKGVGSTKNGRDSQSKRLGAKRADGQTVSGGSILYRQRGTKIYPGVNVGRGGDDTLYAKVDGVVRFERLGRDRKQVSVYPVAQEA
- a CDS encoding ribosomal-processing cysteine protease Prp; this encodes MIKITISRTKLGSIQSFKMTGHADYAPHGQDLVCAGTTAVVFGSINAVEELCNVQATIELGSDGGFLTYELPNDLDVHAAEKAQTLLEGLVVSLKTIELDYGKYIRLIEKVQEV
- the rplU gene encoding 50S ribosomal protein L21 — encoded protein: MYAIIETGGKQIKVEAGQAIYIEKLDVEAGETVTFDKVLFVGGENVKVGSPVVEGATVTAKVEKQGRAKKIIVFKYKAKKNNRKKQGHRQPYTKLVVEAINA